DNA from Eucalyptus grandis isolate ANBG69807.140 chromosome 5, ASM1654582v1, whole genome shotgun sequence:
atacaaacaattatttttagaaaaatattttccaaacctTTAGTTTTGTGtatataaaaattaaccttaaatttttcttaattttgacaAATGTACGCATCCCATCGATTAGTCGAGTAAAAATACTATAGTGTCAAAGATTCATCACACTAGGAGGGATTAGGTGGttatatataaacttttttattttattttaaattttgatataaaTACTATCAATTAGCCGTGGAAAGTTTCTGTTTCATGATTATTTGTATGAGAAATATGTTATACCGGCGGAATACCTTACATACATTCTCTTATGAACTAATGTTGCATGAAACTAGCtatcaacttttttgttttttttttttattttggccaagTAGGAGAGTTATCAACTCGACTTCTCGAATATACTTGCTTTTGATCTGTGGcatgttatttttaaaaagtcttttgtCCCTAGctgtataaaatattttatttgatacaTAACAAAAGCAGCAACAGTATTTACATGGTTTGAATGAGCATAAAAGAAGAGCACGCGTATGGTTCAAGTCTTTTAAAAACTAGAACTGCAAAAAATGCTCTAAACAAGCAAAAACTGATCAGCGCATGCCAATGTGGCTGGAACATTTTGCTCTTGTGCATCAGCAACGCTCCTTTGTTGATGGAGAGAAGTCGGACCCCACGTCTGGTTGTCCGGTGTGCCGAGTGTGGATGCGAGCATCGCATTTGTATCGTCTTCTGATGGATTAGCAAAAGGATTTGAACCAAAGAGATAATCGGCGTCAACCGCCGGATCTATATCCATATCCATCAAGCGATCAATCCATTCATCGTCATCATTGACTTGCTCTGCTGTCGTAGGAAGTAAATCTGCATATGCCCCTGCTGACATCTGAAGTTGTTCGGCATATGCTACGCTGCTGCTAAAGGCTTGGGAAGTGGCGGGTTGAGCTCCATCCACTGTGGATGAGGACGCGATGGCAAAGTCACAGATGACGCTTGAGCGATCACGGAGTCATTGAGTAGGCACATCCTCTTCGCTCGTCGATTCTCATCTTCAAATTGCACCGGTATGTCGGCCGAAATTACAATTTCCttgtcttttaatttcttcttgtctctataaaatttgattttgcatAGGACGTACTTGCACTGCTGCACCGAGTTAAGCCAAGCGATTAACAATTTCCAGCATGTAGAgtgtcaaaaggaaaaagaacgaTACGGGAGGGTTAGATTATGGAAGGAGGACCAAGAACCTTTCATTACCGCCCTACGCACAGGAACCATTATTCCTTGAAACAAACGGATCGTTGCTAATAGGCATTAAGCatcattacatgaaaaatcGATGCCAATATTCTACCATCAATGCGAGTCAAAGAATTATCAATAGACATGGAATGAAAACCTTACCCTCTCGTCGCACATTGAGAACTCGTACATGATCCAGCGCCCGCTCGTTGCACTCGAGCCACGTCCACCTTGAAACTTGAAGGACTTCTTGTAGCCAGCCAACTCACCAAGAATGTCGGGGATTCTCATCGCGTGCTGCTCTTTCCATGTCCCGGACCCGGCGGTCCTTAAAACCCTCGACTTGTTCTTTCTCAACGTGGTGAAAACGTAGAACGTCTGCTCCGAGGTGGTGTCGAAGATCCTCCAAGGCTCTTGGCTGTACAGGTCGCACTCTTCGATGAGACCGGGAGGCAATGGCGCGCCCGTTGCTTTCTGCTGGAGGTAGTGATCGAAAAGGTGCTCATCAGTTGGGCGAAACTTAACTAGCGGATTCATGTTGGCGATGatctctctcgttcttcttcttcttcttcttcttcttcttcttctccttcttcttcttgatctccttcttcttcttcttcttgttctcgatcttgttcttctgcttcttcgtaccgcctttcctttttttatcgtaaaaaaattaaaagagctctagaaaaagaaatactaaaAAGTGGCAGGGCCGGGCTAGAGAGTAGAGACAGCCAAGCCCggtcccttcttctttttcttgcttcttctcgcttcttcttcttcaaaccgtctttcctttctttatcaataaggaaccgagagagagagagatcatcgaCCGCCTTTCCTTCTCCGCACCTGTGCTGTCTCAGCgcattccttctcttttctttctgaGCGCAGCCActccctccttctcctttcCCTTCTCTTGGACGCTAGCTGAGGAACGGCATGAAGAAGAAAGCACGTACATCGGGATGAAAGACAAGGATAACGACAACGGGGCGAGCGATCACGCGAAATGCTCGGTCGGGGGCATTTTGTTAAATTAAGGATATTAAGTTGTGATAGCTATGCAGAcatataaaatcatgatttttttttttaaatttcattagTGTCCGTAAACAAATTTTATGTCCAAAACACAAATTGAATGGTATTTTGAAAGGGCGGCCCCATTTTCACATCCACgcctttttcctaaaagataaaattgcccCCAATCTTTCAATTGCTATTTAAAATTATGGAGggactcctttttttttccttatttttccctATCTATTTAGGATAATtaccataattaagaatttcatatATCTTTCTTTTAGCATATTAAAGAAAAGTGCATGCTTAGGTGTTTCTATAACATTTTACATGATTCATGTTACtaatagtaaggaaaaaagaaattttttaatatagtaTAAGAATGAAAAATCTGTTCTTGATCGATGATCTTATAACAAATTATCTAccatttttttcctctaatcTCAATAGCTCATtttcttggtgaaatttttattaatttaattagtctTAAATATATGTATCGagtctctttatttatttataggaaaaaaaagataattattttgattattatatTGGCAAGATACTTTAAATAGAGCATCGAAAACATTAGAGGAATATCTAGGTATACACTAAAAATATCGTGCAGAATGAggtatgtttatatattttttggaagTTGTTCAtagatgatattaatttttatcaatccaaaataataaattttcactaaaattttcaaaaaaattcttacTTATGCAATGTtggatttaattaaattttccataattttgatCACCAACATAGAAAAGAATTagatttcttggaaatttctatttttgaagaacaaatttttattgaaattatatcaaacaattaaaaaaatatagttCCATTAAGAGACAAGGAAAATttacaataaagaaaatataaatttatgaaattcttaattatgatAAGTCGATCCTCTATAAATATCGAaatacaaaaaaggaagaaagaaaggtaagtaaataaatttgtaaCCACCAAGAGAAATTGCAATTGGAAGATTGACGGTAGTTTTGTCTCTTTAGTGTATATGAGGGTGAATATAATTATTTAGGGGGTGGAAATAGCACCTAAAATTAAAGACGGAGGCTATATTACGTAAAAAATAAGAATACTACTTCTCTTCATATAAAGGTATATTTATATCAATCAATTTTCAGCCTTGGGGTATGCATGCAAtttcttgattctttttctcttttattagcCTCGGACGTTCTCCTTCTGGATACACACCCGGACACCGAACACATGCAATCCTATGCATCGTCCGTCTGCACGtatttttccattaaagttCCGTctacttttttcaaattttttggtgttctttttttttttgatcggaAACTTACCTTGACATTCAAGAGGAGAAAAGATTACAACTCTTAGAAAGGGCATCATTACACAGAAGATTAAACAGGGGGGGCGGTGGAAGAGAAGCCCACTTGGAGCCCAGAACTCCACGGCCCTGAGCCTTGGCAGCCCAGTCAGCCGGCAAGTTAGATTCACGTCTGCAGTGAAGAAATCGGAAATTAGGGCATCGACGAAACAGGGCAATGGCGTCCTCGATCAGCAATCGACATTCTGGGGGTGATCGGTGGCGGAGATTCACGGCCTCGACAAGCTCCAAGCAGTCCGATTCAAGGAGCAGGTCAGTAGTAGCCATTCCCTTCCCTATCAAAGAGTTGAGAGTGAATAAGAGAGCATGTATTTCTGTTTGAAGGGGGGAGGAGGCAACGACAAGTTGGGAGTTGCCGTCGATTAAGGAACCATTGTGATCGCGGCAAAGATAAGCGATCGAACCCTTGAGGGGGCCAGATGGAAAGGCCCCATCCATATTTACTTTCACGAAGCCAGGAGCGGGAGGGATCCAGCAGGTATGAGGATTCAGGGCGGGTATTCGTGGATTCAGAGGCCTCGCTGCAGAGGAAAGATACAACCTCGCTGAGGTGAGTGCGGAATCGACAATAGACTGAGGGCTCAAACGTTTACGTTGAAAAACGTAAAGGTTCCGTGCCTTCCACAGCTGCCAGAGAGTGGATGCAATTGTCGTCAGGCCAGGTAAATATTCTGTACTCTGAACTAGATCAGCCAACCATGCATCCATACGGTGTGTTCGATATGCAGAAACTGAAACATTTATATCAGAATGAGCCCAAACTTGTTGAGAGGTAGGACAAGCGATGAATAAGTGTTCCATAGACTCTGGGACTCGAGATGTGCAAAGGGGACAGATTGGGTCTTTTGTGATATGTCTTTTGAACAGGTTCTCCTTTGTAGGTAATGCATTGTGACATATAGACCATAGGAATATTCGAATTTTTGGAGCTGTGTTGATTTTCCAAAGTTGTTGCCAAAGACAAGGAGGAGTGGTATATGAAGAAGAGGCCCTGTTAGTAAGTGGATTGGTCTCTGATTGTCTGATATGAAAATAGCCACTCTTAACAGAGTATTGCCCATTATGCGATCCAGTCCAGAGTAGTTGATCTGGGTTAGAATATGGTTTAAGTGGAATAGCTGTCACCTCTTGAACTGTCTGTGTATCAAAGCATAATTCTAGTTTTGGAATATCCCAATTGGGCGATGATGAAGAGATAAAACCAGCAACTTTCTCGGGTTCATAGCTGGGTGCTGGTCCCGCAATGATCCCTTTGTTCAGCCATCTATCTTGTCTGACTCTAATTGTTTTTCCGTTACCCACTTGCCACTTCATATGATCTCTAATGGAGTCTCTTCCTAGGAGTATACTCTGCCAACCCCAGGAAGATCGCTGTCCCTTATCGGCATGCCAGAAATCCTTGGAATGATAATATAAGCCCTTAAAAAGAGAAGTCCACAAGGAAGGGGTGTGCTGAGAAAGTCTCCACGCCTGCTTGCCCAAGAGGGCTCTA
Protein-coding regions in this window:
- the LOC120293572 gene encoding NAC domain-containing protein 18-like — translated: MNPLVKFRPTDEHLFDHYLQQKATGAPLPPGLIEECDLYSQEPWRIFDTTSEQTFYVFTTLRKNKSRVLRTAGSGTWKEQHAMRIPDILGELAGYKKSFKFQGGRGSSATSGRWIMYEFSMCDERVSVICDFAIASSSTVDGAQPATSQAFSSSVAYAEQLQMSAGAYADLLPTTAEQVNDDDEWIDRLMDMDIDPAVDADYLFGSNPFANPSEDDTNAMLASTLGTPDNQTWGPTSLHQQRSVADAQEQNVPATLACADQFLLV